From one Paractinoplanes brasiliensis genomic stretch:
- a CDS encoding TIGR03617 family F420-dependent LLM class oxidoreductase, producing MLVDFAADVAATPIQVESAAVAAEKDGYDGFCAAETKHDVFTALTLAARATERVTLQSAIAVAFARNPMSVAVLANDLQLISGGRFQLGLGSQVQAHIERRFAMPWGRPAARMEEFVRAVRAVWAAWGGERLAFRGEFYRHTLMTDFFNPGPNPYGNPPVLLAAVGERMTQVAGRVADGLLVHPLTSVDYLRERTLPALREARGGELGDFAVCLSAMVVLGETEADRSRAEQAVKGQIAFYASTPAYRAVLDMHGWGELADQLNALSRRQAWAGMTALISDEVLGTFAVSGGAELRERFGALVDRVSLYTPYEVDPALKAQALARG from the coding sequence ATGCTGGTTGACTTCGCCGCCGATGTCGCGGCCACGCCCATCCAGGTCGAGTCGGCCGCGGTCGCCGCCGAGAAGGACGGGTACGACGGGTTCTGCGCGGCCGAGACCAAGCACGACGTGTTCACCGCGCTCACCCTGGCTGCCCGGGCGACCGAGCGGGTCACCCTGCAGTCGGCCATCGCTGTCGCCTTCGCGCGCAACCCCATGTCGGTGGCCGTGCTCGCCAACGACCTGCAGCTGATCAGCGGGGGCCGGTTCCAGCTCGGCCTGGGCTCGCAGGTGCAGGCGCACATCGAGCGCCGCTTCGCCATGCCGTGGGGCCGGCCCGCCGCGCGGATGGAGGAGTTCGTGCGGGCCGTACGGGCTGTCTGGGCGGCGTGGGGCGGGGAGCGGCTGGCGTTCCGGGGCGAGTTCTACCGGCACACGCTGATGACCGACTTCTTCAACCCCGGCCCCAACCCGTACGGGAATCCGCCGGTCCTGCTCGCAGCGGTGGGTGAACGCATGACCCAGGTGGCCGGGCGGGTGGCCGACGGCCTGCTCGTGCACCCGCTGACCAGCGTGGACTACCTGCGGGAACGCACCCTGCCGGCGCTGCGCGAGGCCCGCGGCGGCGAGCTCGGCGACTTCGCGGTCTGCCTGTCCGCCATGGTCGTGCTGGGCGAGACGGAGGCCGACCGGTCCCGGGCCGAGCAGGCGGTCAAGGGCCAGATCGCGTTCTACGCCTCCACGCCCGCCTATCGCGCGGTGCTCGACATGCACGGCTGGGGTGAGCTGGCCGACCAGCTCAACGCGCTGTCGCGCCGCCAGGCCTGGGCCGGGATGACGGCGCTGATCAGCGACGAGGTGCTCGGCACGTTCGCCGTCTCCGGCGGGGCGGAGCTGCGGGAACGGTTCGGCGCTCTGGTGGACCGGGTCTCGCTCTACACCCCGTACGAGGTCGACCCGGCCCTCAAAGCGCAAGCCCTGGCCCGCGGCTGA
- a CDS encoding DUF427 domain-containing protein, whose product MSQRPELVPGPDHPITITPSTAHIVVKVGGKVVADTHSALTLQESTYPPVPYIPIGDVDQSLLERTETTTYCPYKGDASYYSITAGGDKSVDAIWVYENPREAVAEIKGHVAFYPDRVDSIEVTA is encoded by the coding sequence ATGTCCCAGCGGCCCGAACTCGTGCCCGGCCCCGACCACCCCATCACCATCACGCCGAGCACCGCGCACATCGTGGTGAAGGTGGGCGGCAAGGTGGTCGCCGACACCCACAGCGCGCTGACGTTGCAGGAGTCGACGTACCCGCCCGTGCCGTACATCCCGATCGGCGACGTCGACCAGTCGCTGCTCGAGCGCACCGAGACGACGACCTACTGCCCGTACAAGGGCGACGCCAGCTATTACTCGATCACGGCCGGCGGCGACAAGTCGGTGGACGCCATCTGGGTCTACGAGAACCCGCGTGAGGCCGTCGCCGAGATCAAGGGCCACGTCGCGTTCTACCCGGATCGGGTCGACTCGATCGAGGTCACCGCCTGA
- a CDS encoding VOC family protein, translating into MSMLHTPPQGAVLNPFVMVEDAAGLITFVSEVFGVQEKPEAHTEMPDGKLIHSEVRLGTVDLMIADRMDGWPMRPGFLQVWVEDVAIVQKRAAERGATTVTEPTAFYGETTLGRVLDPWQNLWWLYAPAPGQPDPVPDWENGDTIFTTLDLALRRLGGI; encoded by the coding sequence ATGAGCATGCTGCACACGCCCCCGCAGGGCGCCGTCCTGAATCCGTTCGTGATGGTCGAGGACGCGGCCGGTCTGATCACGTTCGTGTCCGAGGTTTTCGGCGTCCAGGAGAAGCCGGAGGCGCACACCGAGATGCCCGACGGCAAACTGATCCACTCCGAGGTCCGCCTCGGCACTGTGGACCTGATGATTGCCGACCGGATGGACGGCTGGCCGATGCGCCCCGGTTTCCTGCAGGTGTGGGTCGAGGACGTCGCGATCGTGCAGAAACGCGCAGCTGAGCGCGGCGCGACGACAGTCACCGAGCCGACCGCGTTCTACGGCGAGACCACGCTCGGCCGCGTTCTCGACCCCTGGCAGAACCTGTGGTGGCTCTACGCGCCGGCGCCCGGCCAACCGGACCCGGTGCCGGACTGGGAGAACGGGGACACGATCTTCACGACGCTGGACCTGGCCCTGCGGAGGTTGGGCGGGATCTGA
- a CDS encoding alpha/beta hydrolase: MTVNAWTGMVPVDDTALAVSDTGGDGLPVLYLNGQFATQGYWRRVIGDLGPSWRHITYDERARGRKSHRSADYSFEAAVRDVDAVRAARGVERALLVGWSYGAVIAAHWAARNPGRTVGAVLVDGAFPYDWLDTAVELRIRKLFRRLRVVAPVLRPAGLMPRMTAEQQAESNIELGRLSRSASLGPVLRSLTVPVRYVVASGASFGSKGGEQERIREGLESVLTDHVRISAKVPSNHGAILRKDHRAVADAVREVAALDAERAQA; this comes from the coding sequence ATGACCGTCAACGCTTGGACCGGCATGGTGCCGGTGGACGACACGGCCCTCGCGGTCAGCGACACCGGTGGCGACGGGCTCCCGGTGCTCTATCTCAACGGGCAGTTCGCGACCCAGGGTTACTGGCGGCGCGTCATCGGCGATCTCGGCCCGTCGTGGCGGCACATCACCTACGACGAGCGGGCCCGCGGCCGCAAATCCCACCGCTCGGCGGACTACTCGTTCGAGGCGGCCGTACGCGATGTGGACGCGGTGCGGGCGGCACGGGGCGTCGAGCGGGCGCTGCTGGTCGGCTGGTCCTACGGCGCCGTCATCGCGGCCCACTGGGCGGCGCGCAACCCCGGCCGTACGGTGGGGGCGGTCCTGGTCGACGGCGCTTTCCCGTACGACTGGCTGGACACGGCCGTGGAACTTCGAATCCGTAAGCTGTTCCGCCGGCTGCGGGTGGTGGCGCCGGTGCTGCGTCCGGCGGGTCTGATGCCCAGGATGACCGCCGAGCAGCAGGCCGAGAGCAACATCGAGCTCGGCCGGCTGTCCCGCTCGGCCTCGCTGGGCCCGGTGCTGCGGTCGCTGACGGTTCCGGTCCGGTACGTGGTGGCGTCGGGGGCGTCGTTCGGCAGCAAGGGCGGCGAGCAGGAGCGGATCCGGGAGGGCCTGGAGTCGGTGCTGACCGACCACGTCCGGATCAGCGCGAAGGTGCCCAGCAACCACGGCGCGATCCTGCGCAAGGATCACCGGGCCGTGGCCGACGCCGTACGGGAGGTGGCCGCGCTCGACGCCGAGCGGGCACAGGCCTGA
- a CDS encoding aminoacyl-tRNA deacylase, whose product MTNPAEAAALSLGLRPTMLTHRPAGSVAEAAEAQGVEIRDLVKTLVVRRADDDYVFVLVPGDRSISWPKLRALLGVNRLSMPDAATAKAATGYERGTITPFGSARPWPVIADSRTRGRTINLGAGVRGVGLQLPADEAVTALGGTFADVTDEVG is encoded by the coding sequence ATGACGAATCCCGCCGAGGCCGCCGCCCTCTCGCTCGGTCTGCGCCCCACGATGCTGACGCACCGGCCGGCCGGCAGCGTCGCCGAGGCCGCCGAGGCGCAGGGCGTCGAGATCCGCGACCTGGTCAAGACCCTGGTCGTGCGGCGCGCCGACGACGACTACGTGTTCGTGCTGGTGCCCGGCGACCGCTCGATCTCATGGCCCAAGCTGCGGGCGCTGCTCGGCGTCAACCGGCTCTCCATGCCCGACGCGGCCACGGCCAAGGCCGCCACCGGCTACGAACGCGGCACCATCACCCCGTTCGGCTCGGCCCGCCCCTGGCCCGTCATCGCCGATTCCCGTACGCGGGGGCGCACGATCAACCTGGGCGCGGGTGTTCGCGGCGTGGGGCTGCAACTGCCCGCCGACGAGGCCGTCACCGCGCTCGGCGGAACGTTCGCGGACGTCACCGACGAGGTGGGGTAG
- a CDS encoding RICIN domain-containing protein: MRRSPAFLTALITATLPTLLTTLTPAQASPPLQERANPQSSSATENAPGGALVREQPGGGAARDVPGGGLVREEPGRDGVRDKPGNAVSGRAGNPIDLIGLDFQLINAASRWCLTSGLTELPCATTDPYRWRFRPVNVVGGFEILNVRTSTCLSMPGGVTTDGARAGLAPCAAVPSRRWELRDSLGDTAKVVNTRTGKCLQIEGGVAVQGSCAGTHGIRRWTVRVVGLPFFSAGKR; encoded by the coding sequence ATGCGCCGCAGTCCCGCCTTCCTCACGGCTCTGATCACCGCCACCCTCCCGACTCTGCTCACGACGCTGACGCCCGCGCAGGCCTCGCCGCCGTTACAGGAAAGGGCGAACCCGCAATCGAGCAGCGCGACGGAAAACGCGCCCGGCGGTGCCCTCGTACGGGAACAGCCTGGTGGCGGAGCCGCGCGAGATGTGCCCGGCGGTGGACTCGTGCGGGAAGAGCCGGGTCGTGACGGCGTACGGGACAAGCCTGGTAACGCCGTCAGCGGGCGGGCCGGCAACCCCATCGACCTGATCGGGCTCGACTTCCAGCTGATCAACGCGGCCAGCCGCTGGTGCCTGACGTCGGGGCTGACCGAGCTGCCCTGCGCGACCACCGACCCGTACCGCTGGCGGTTCCGCCCCGTCAACGTCGTCGGCGGCTTCGAGATCCTCAACGTGCGCACCAGCACCTGTCTGAGCATGCCCGGCGGCGTCACCACCGACGGCGCGCGAGCCGGTCTGGCCCCCTGCGCCGCGGTGCCGTCCCGCCGGTGGGAGCTGCGGGACTCGCTCGGGGACACCGCCAAGGTGGTCAACACCCGTACGGGGAAATGTCTGCAGATCGAGGGTGGCGTGGCGGTGCAGGGCTCGTGCGCGGGAACGCACGGCATCCGCCGATGGACCGTCCGTGTCGTGGGGCTGCCGTTCTTCTCGGCCGGCAAGCGGTGA
- a CDS encoding UBP-type zinc finger domain-containing protein: MTSEAIQPDVPPSGTGCVECLDNGGWWFHLRRCAQCGHIGCCDTSPAQHATAHWRETGHPVIQSFEPGEDWYWNFSTEEAGSGPQLAPATSRPDDQPVPGPAGAVPSDWRSKLNR; the protein is encoded by the coding sequence GTGACGAGCGAAGCGATCCAGCCCGACGTACCCCCCTCCGGCACCGGCTGCGTCGAGTGCCTCGACAACGGCGGTTGGTGGTTCCACCTGCGACGGTGCGCCCAGTGCGGGCACATCGGCTGTTGCGACACCTCGCCGGCGCAGCACGCCACCGCCCACTGGCGCGAGACCGGCCACCCGGTCATCCAGTCGTTCGAGCCCGGCGAGGACTGGTATTGGAACTTCTCGACCGAGGAAGCGGGCAGCGGACCCCAGCTCGCCCCGGCCACGAGCCGCCCCGACGACCAGCCTGTGCCCGGCCCGGCCGGCGCGGTCCCGTCCGACTGGCGCTCGAAGCTCAACCGCTGA
- a CDS encoding DMT family transporter, with the protein MRSKSSAIADRTITARAAGLSLGTLGVLAFSLSLPATRVAVHDLDPWFVAFGRAVGAALLAAAYLRLTRAPRPTAVQWRRLSVVALGVVAGFPLFTSLALTTQTSAHGAVVVTVLPAVTAVFAVLRAGERPRPLFWPAALAGLSAVLTFLITTGAAGGSLAPSDLFLLAAVVLCGLGYAEGGALARELGGARTICWALLLSLPVTAPITLLSAAAGPPRGTASAWSAFAYLTVVSMFLGFFAWYAGLARGGIARVGQIQLAQPVLTLLWSALLLGETVTRATLAAAAVVLAGVVLTQRTGSGPPASTRRTASRQPDSSRRTVPHRQARP; encoded by the coding sequence ATGAGAAGCAAGAGTAGCGCTATCGCCGACCGGACGATAACGGCGAGGGCGGCCGGGTTGTCGTTGGGAACGCTCGGAGTGCTGGCGTTCAGCCTGTCCCTGCCGGCCACCCGCGTGGCGGTCCACGACCTCGACCCCTGGTTCGTGGCGTTCGGCCGCGCCGTCGGCGCCGCCCTGCTTGCCGCGGCCTACCTGAGGCTCACCCGGGCACCCCGGCCGACCGCCGTCCAGTGGCGCCGGCTCTCGGTCGTCGCCCTCGGCGTGGTCGCCGGGTTCCCGCTGTTCACCTCGCTGGCGCTGACCACACAGACCTCGGCCCACGGCGCGGTTGTCGTCACCGTGCTGCCCGCGGTCACCGCCGTGTTCGCCGTGCTGCGGGCCGGGGAACGCCCGCGCCCACTGTTCTGGCCGGCGGCTCTCGCGGGCCTGTCCGCGGTGCTGACGTTCCTGATCACCACGGGCGCGGCCGGCGGGTCCCTCGCCCCGTCCGACCTGTTCCTGCTGGCCGCCGTGGTGCTGTGCGGCCTCGGGTACGCCGAGGGCGGCGCCCTGGCCCGCGAGCTCGGCGGCGCCCGCACGATCTGCTGGGCGCTGCTGCTGAGCCTGCCCGTGACGGCGCCGATCACGCTGCTCTCGGCGGCCGCCGGACCCCCGCGCGGCACAGCCTCCGCCTGGTCGGCGTTCGCCTACCTCACCGTGGTCTCGATGTTCCTCGGCTTCTTCGCCTGGTACGCGGGCCTGGCCCGGGGCGGGATCGCCCGGGTGGGCCAGATCCAGCTGGCCCAGCCCGTGCTCACCCTGCTCTGGTCGGCCCTGCTGCTGGGCGAGACCGTCACCCGGGCCACCCTGGCGGCCGCCGCGGTTGTGCTCGCCGGCGTGGTCCTGACCCAGCGAACCGGCTCCGGGCCGCCCGCATCGACCCGGCGGACCGCCTCCCGGCAACCGGACTCAAGCCGCCGAACCGTCCCTCACCGGCAAGCCCGCCCCTGA
- a CDS encoding alpha/beta fold hydrolase, translating to MVQELKVRVDDDVELFVSVSGSGRPIVLLHGFPQTHLMWRHVAADLSADHTVICPDLRGYGASDKPAGDYSKRTMARDIVRLARELGHDRFALAGHDRGALVAVRAGLDHPGHVTHLASLDVLPTLDMWDVMHGESAAVGFHLYLMAQPPGLPERMIAASADDFFGYFLDLWTRDPQAIPADVRAHYLRASRAAVPSIVADYRASAGIDLQHDREDRAAGRTLTMPTTVLQQDWGSLLGFDAAALWRAWAPDLRHVPVTCGHFMAEEDPGLVAKELRALLDR from the coding sequence ATGGTTCAAGAGCTCAAAGTACGCGTGGACGACGACGTCGAACTGTTCGTGAGCGTCAGCGGCTCCGGCAGGCCGATCGTCCTGCTGCACGGTTTCCCGCAGACGCACCTGATGTGGCGGCACGTCGCCGCCGACCTGTCCGCCGACCACACCGTCATCTGCCCGGACCTGCGCGGGTACGGCGCCAGCGACAAGCCGGCCGGGGACTACTCGAAGCGCACGATGGCGCGGGACATCGTCCGGCTCGCGCGGGAGCTGGGGCACGACCGGTTCGCGCTGGCCGGGCACGACCGGGGCGCGCTCGTCGCCGTCCGGGCCGGGCTCGACCACCCCGGCCACGTCACCCACCTGGCCTCGCTCGACGTGCTGCCGACCCTGGACATGTGGGACGTGATGCACGGCGAGTCCGCGGCCGTCGGTTTTCACCTGTACCTCATGGCCCAGCCGCCGGGCCTGCCCGAGCGCATGATCGCAGCCTCGGCCGACGACTTCTTCGGCTACTTCCTCGACCTGTGGACCCGCGACCCGCAGGCGATCCCGGCCGACGTCCGTGCGCACTACCTGCGGGCCAGCCGCGCCGCCGTCCCGTCGATCGTCGCCGACTACCGGGCCTCGGCCGGGATCGACCTGCAGCACGACCGCGAGGACCGGGCCGCCGGCCGCACCCTCACGATGCCGACCACCGTTCTCCAGCAGGACTGGGGCTCACTGCTGGGCTTCGACGCCGCCGCGCTGTGGCGGGCGTGGGCCCCCGACCTGCGCCACGTGCCCGTGACCTGCGGCCACTTCATGGCGGAGGAGGACCCGGGCCTGGTGGCGAAGGAGCTGAGGGCGCTGCTCGACCGCTGA
- a CDS encoding PLP-dependent aminotransferase family protein, protein MNDGNAAGRVIQDLRDRASSASPGTRLPSVRELTARHQASPVTVATAIRALVREGLVEARPGQGTYVARRDRIEPRPDLSWQTVALGARRPGEAELQALLATPPAGAIPLSGGYLDPDLQPAAALGAALARAARQPAAWQRGPAEGRADLRAWFARGAGLRADDMVISPGGQAAISSTLRALAGPGDTLLVESPTYLGALAAARAAGLTVIPVPADADGVLPGQLRRAYARTGARLFYCQPLYANPSGATLSASRRAEVFDAVREAGSFLIEDDYARDLTVEGSAPPPLAADDADGHVIYLRSLTKSAAPGLRIAAIGARGQAGARLRAARLLDDLFVAGPLQQAALDVVTSPAWDRHRRALGKELRARRDALLTALRRHFPLHVPEAVPYGGLHLWMRLAPGIDDVALAAEAAAEGVVVFPGRPWFAAEAPAPFLRLTYAAAPPELMDEAVTRLKRAADRLRSRPTSAGPGPAS, encoded by the coding sequence ATGAATGACGGTAACGCAGCCGGACGCGTTATCCAAGATCTCCGCGACCGGGCCTCCTCCGCGTCGCCGGGCACCCGGCTGCCCTCGGTGCGGGAGCTGACGGCACGGCACCAGGCGTCGCCGGTGACGGTGGCCACGGCAATCCGGGCGCTGGTCCGCGAGGGCCTGGTGGAAGCCCGGCCGGGCCAAGGGACGTACGTGGCCCGGCGTGACCGCATCGAGCCCCGGCCGGACCTTTCCTGGCAGACCGTGGCCCTCGGCGCGCGGCGGCCGGGCGAGGCGGAACTTCAGGCGTTGCTGGCGACCCCGCCCGCGGGGGCCATCCCGTTGTCCGGCGGCTACCTCGACCCCGACCTGCAGCCGGCGGCCGCGCTGGGCGCCGCGCTGGCCCGGGCCGCCCGCCAACCCGCCGCCTGGCAGCGTGGGCCGGCCGAGGGACGTGCCGACCTGCGCGCGTGGTTCGCCCGCGGCGCCGGATTGCGCGCCGACGACATGGTGATCAGCCCCGGCGGTCAGGCGGCGATCTCGTCGACGCTGCGGGCGCTCGCCGGCCCGGGTGACACGCTGCTGGTGGAGTCGCCGACCTACCTCGGAGCGCTGGCGGCGGCACGGGCGGCGGGGCTCACGGTGATCCCGGTGCCGGCCGACGCCGACGGCGTGCTCCCCGGCCAGTTGCGGAGGGCGTACGCGCGTACGGGCGCCCGGCTCTTCTACTGCCAGCCCCTGTACGCCAATCCGAGCGGCGCGACGCTCAGCGCATCCCGCCGGGCCGAGGTGTTCGACGCCGTACGGGAAGCAGGGTCTTTTCTGATCGAGGACGACTATGCCCGCGATCTGACCGTGGAGGGCTCGGCGCCGCCACCGCTCGCGGCCGACGACGCCGACGGCCACGTGATCTATCTGCGGTCGCTGACCAAGTCGGCCGCGCCGGGGCTGCGCATCGCGGCGATCGGCGCTCGGGGGCAGGCCGGCGCCCGGCTGCGCGCGGCCCGGCTGCTCGACGACCTGTTCGTCGCCGGTCCGCTGCAGCAGGCCGCGCTCGACGTTGTGACTTCGCCGGCCTGGGACCGTCATCGTCGCGCGCTCGGCAAGGAGCTGCGCGCCCGGCGTGACGCTCTCCTGACCGCGTTGCGGCGGCACTTCCCGCTGCACGTGCCCGAGGCTGTCCCGTACGGGGGACTGCACCTGTGGATGCGGCTCGCCCCAGGAATCGACGACGTGGCCCTGGCCGCCGAGGCAGCAGCCGAGGGCGTGGTCGTGTTTCCCGGGCGTCCGTGGTTCGCGGCCGAGGCCCCGGCGCCGTTCCTGCGCCTCACCTACGCGGCGGCCCCGCCCGAACTGATGGACGAGGCCGTCACCCGGCTGAAACGCGCGGCCGACCGGCTCAGATCCCGCCCAACCTCCGCAGGGCCAGGTCCAGCGTCGTGA
- a CDS encoding glycosyltransferase → MELLREAGCEVDFHDPSTVASLPVPGRQWRVGSPWFRCRPADVVHAHTTGPIGMAGFRMAATWRAPLVVTWHTDLVAYADIYPEIPIGAAWCALRLRLGWSPRDFLQLARPGPVRRKRLINLGQGMFAHMSAVIAPSEKTAAAFHEFTSNGRLPHVAVLPTPVVRNPRGNPVRNGGVVLSVGRATAEKNPELLLRAFALVVRDRPYARLVLLGVRLGRAKLTRRINSLGLPAHVRVLPPVPPEQVTGHYDRATVLAFASTTDTQSLVLAEAEAAGLPAVVADPALASRPGGGPPRFTCEPTPEAFAAALCRMLDDDALRTQVAVDGLTATEAYTPALYLGRLLKLYEAVGK, encoded by the coding sequence GTGGAACTGTTGCGGGAGGCCGGTTGTGAGGTCGATTTCCACGATCCGTCCACTGTTGCGTCGCTTCCGGTTCCCGGCCGGCAGTGGCGTGTGGGTTCGCCGTGGTTCCGGTGCCGCCCGGCCGACGTGGTCCACGCGCACACGACCGGCCCGATCGGCATGGCCGGTTTCCGGATGGCGGCGACATGGCGGGCGCCCCTGGTCGTCACCTGGCACACCGACTTGGTGGCGTACGCGGACATCTACCCGGAGATTCCGATCGGCGCCGCGTGGTGCGCGCTGCGTCTGCGGCTGGGCTGGTCGCCGCGCGACTTCCTGCAATTGGCCCGGCCGGGACCCGTACGCCGCAAACGGCTGATCAATCTGGGACAGGGCATGTTCGCTCACATGTCGGCGGTGATCGCGCCTTCGGAGAAGACGGCGGCGGCCTTTCACGAGTTCACCTCGAACGGGCGCCTTCCTCACGTCGCTGTGCTGCCGACCCCCGTCGTGCGAAACCCTCGAGGCAATCCCGTACGCAATGGTGGTGTTGTCCTGTCGGTGGGGCGCGCGACCGCCGAGAAGAACCCGGAACTGCTGCTGCGCGCGTTCGCCTTGGTGGTGCGGGACAGACCGTACGCCCGTCTGGTCCTTCTCGGAGTGCGCCTGGGCCGCGCGAAACTGACCCGCCGGATCAACTCGCTGGGTTTGCCGGCTCACGTGCGGGTGTTGCCGCCCGTCCCGCCCGAGCAGGTCACCGGCCACTACGACCGCGCGACCGTGCTCGCTTTCGCGTCGACAACCGACACCCAGAGCCTGGTGCTGGCGGAGGCGGAGGCGGCCGGCCTTCCCGCCGTGGTGGCGGACCCCGCCCTGGCGTCCCGGCCGGGTGGCGGCCCCCCGCGGTTCACCTGCGAGCCGACCCCGGAAGCGTTCGCCGCCGCCCTGTGCCGCATGCTCGACGACGACGCCCTGCGCACACAGGTTGCCGTCGACGGCCTGACCGCCACCGAGGCCTACACGCCCGCGCTCTACCTCGGCCGTCTGCTGAAGTTGTATGAAGCGGTCGGGAAGTGA
- a CDS encoding lysophospholipid acyltransferase family protein has protein sequence MLRVFSVAYWAFIGITCVVFFAGAVVVWLVTLPFDRRRTVLHLYSSAWASFYVYVNPLWRLEVTGRNRIPWRGPAVLVANHASLIDILVLFALFRPFKWVSKQEIFRVPLIGWNMRLNDYVPLVRGRAESVRRMMAHCDRLLEAGSPVMLFPEGRRTSDGELQPFKDGAFELAVRHQVPVIPIAVHGTRRALPRHGLVLRDRVDVHVEVLPPIEPHDDAATVKELARTSIAGALAAP, from the coding sequence ATGCTCAGGGTGTTTTCGGTGGCGTACTGGGCGTTCATCGGCATCACCTGCGTCGTCTTCTTCGCCGGCGCGGTTGTTGTCTGGCTCGTGACGTTGCCGTTCGACCGGCGGCGCACGGTCCTGCATCTGTATTCGTCGGCCTGGGCTTCCTTCTACGTCTACGTGAACCCGCTCTGGCGTCTCGAAGTCACCGGCCGGAACCGCATTCCCTGGCGCGGCCCCGCCGTTCTGGTCGCCAATCACGCCTCGCTCATCGACATCCTGGTGTTGTTCGCGCTTTTCCGGCCGTTCAAATGGGTGTCCAAGCAGGAGATCTTCCGCGTCCCGCTGATCGGGTGGAACATGCGGCTCAACGACTATGTGCCGCTGGTGCGTGGCCGCGCCGAGTCGGTGCGCCGCATGATGGCGCATTGCGATCGGCTCCTCGAAGCCGGTTCGCCCGTCATGCTGTTCCCGGAGGGCCGGCGCACCTCCGACGGTGAGCTTCAGCCCTTCAAGGACGGCGCTTTCGAGCTTGCCGTACGCCACCAGGTGCCGGTCATTCCGATCGCGGTTCACGGCACCCGGCGCGCCCTCCCCCGCCACGGCCTGGTCCTGCGTGACCGCGTCGACGTGCACGTGGAGGTGCTTCCGCCGATCGAGCCGCACGACGACGCGGCGACGGTGAAGGAGCTGGCCCGCACCTCGATCGCGGGCGCGCTCGCAGCCCCGTGA
- a CDS encoding helix-turn-helix domain-containing protein — protein MPGGRLTQQDRHQIARGLAGDLPYAEIARRLGRPTSTVTREVMRNGGPNGYRAELAHHATERRARRHRPAGPEPRRSGSRAQDAPGTQDARPAEALAGYEETLTGVLMLSGLSRMTAGVLACLFTTDEGSLGAADLARRLRVSPASISKAIAFLEGQSLVRRERTERRRDRYVVDDELFYQAAIASARANDQLIATAREGVAVLGPGTPAAERLERIARFLDFVSKNIVRAAEQGRSVLHTQASDRLPR, from the coding sequence GTGCCGGGAGGCAGGCTTACCCAGCAGGACCGCCACCAGATCGCGCGCGGACTGGCCGGCGACCTGCCGTACGCGGAGATCGCCCGGCGTCTCGGCCGTCCGACGTCGACGGTCACGCGCGAGGTGATGCGCAACGGCGGGCCCAACGGCTATCGCGCCGAGCTCGCCCACCACGCGACCGAACGCCGCGCCCGCCGCCATCGCCCGGCAGGCCCCGAGCCACGCCGGTCCGGCAGCCGAGCGCAAGACGCCCCCGGGACCCAGGACGCGCGCCCGGCCGAAGCGCTGGCCGGCTACGAAGAGACGCTGACCGGCGTGCTGATGCTCTCGGGGCTGTCCCGGATGACCGCCGGCGTGCTGGCCTGCCTGTTCACCACCGACGAGGGCAGCCTCGGCGCGGCCGACCTGGCCCGGCGGCTGCGGGTCAGCCCGGCCTCGATCTCCAAGGCGATCGCGTTCCTCGAGGGCCAGAGCCTCGTGCGGCGCGAACGCACCGAGCGCCGGCGCGATCGGTACGTCGTCGACGACGAGCTGTTCTATCAGGCCGCGATCGCCAGCGCTCGCGCCAACGACCAGCTCATCGCCACCGCACGTGAGGGCGTCGCCGTGCTCGGCCCCGGCACCCCGGCGGCCGAGCGGCTCGAGCGAATCGCCCGGTTCCTGGATTTCGTCAGCAAGAACATCGTGCGCGCCGCCGAGCAGGGCCGGTCCGTCCTGCACACGCAGGCGTCAGACCGGCTTCCGCGATGA